The following proteins are co-located in the Camelina sativa cultivar DH55 chromosome 12, Cs, whole genome shotgun sequence genome:
- the LOC104731882 gene encoding uncharacterized protein LOC104731882 has translation MEAFEHMIVDEFTEEDFYETIEAPKFVDLTAPDHRPEGDDRYWFCSRVGCDQKHEEFMDSEAIYKKFVLRVMAARSPSVRLRKALYRKDFSVDPKCPNTVPAKPSRSRVSRLAMISAIPQKCNGNVIRSKEVKVVSTNRNATPKSKVKGKESSVISSVPQKALTERKKQMQSPAAFRSVQNPRNAKIKVSENRLVAKALVFQSPKKLVKLKRSVELSSSVKKLCNGMRKLEIENKSNVLGVNYKAGSSVPSRRPLKTREVKSRVFDSVRSQEQNDSNTKGVSTMKKRLKKKEEPVLASYPSKAHEANGMRLEDQSLPRTEKTSGDEELVVENKSEELSDTLKANMNNQLQATEDPAVVKGSAEIEEKENALALECEDKENATIAAAVDREDISVIKVSELNKAKQFETVEIEDKENALPLECENKENATNATDVVDREGDDKENSSALDNNRKVDQATYPLLKKKVFGKKENCKTTQKVMTVADKCFNGKTVSAGTRVKYTKPKLTNPKPFRLRTDERQILKEAHTEKKPQCTLAKEETASIMGFHSENLGPKHQPVRVEKNTTSRLKAPRGTSTTLVSENMINSKRVALSRKKQVAPRKEIKTVKETSQVNGESKEVAIINKPAVCAIASGEKRHATVPKGPNFHSIHIPKSCTKRVASQV, from the exons ATGGAGGCATTCGAGCATATGATAGTGGACGAGTTTACCGAAGAAGACTTCTACGAGACGATAGAAGCTCCCAAGTTCGTAGACCTCACCGCACCAGATCATCGCCCTGAAGGAGACGATCGTTACTGGTTCTGTTCTAGAGTTG GATGTGATCAGAAGCATGAAGAGTTCATGGATTCGGAAGCAATCTACAAAAAATTTGTTCTTCGG GTCATGGCAGCTAGGAGTCCAAGTGTTCGTCTTCGAAAAGCTCTTTACCGAAAGGATTTCAG TGTTGATCCTAAATGTCCCAACACGGTTCCTGCAAAGCCCTCGAGATCACGCGTTTCTAGATTGGCTATGATCTCAGCAATTCCTCAGAAGTGTAATGGTAATGTCATCAGGTCAAAAGAAGTAAAAGTAGTTTCCACAAACAGAAATGCAACTCCAAAGTCAAAGGTGAAAGGGAAAGAGTCATCAGTGATCTCATCAGTTCCTCAGAAGGCGTTAACtgagagaaagaagcaaatgCAGAGTCCAGCAGCTTTTAGGAGTGTGCAGAATCCGAGAAATGCAAAAATCAAGGTGTCGGAAAACAGACTTGTTGCAAAGGCTTTGGTGTTTCAATCTCCAAAGAAGTTGGTGAAACTGAAGAGGTCTGTGGAGCTTAGTTCCTCGGTGAAGAAGTTGTGTAATGGGATGAGGAAGCTTGAGATTGAGAACAAAAGTAACGTTTTAGGGGTTAATTATAAGGCTGGGAGTTCAGTTCCATCTAGAAGACCGCTAAAGACACGAGAGGTGAAGAGCCGAGTGTTTGATTCCGTGCGGTCACAGGAACAGAACGATTCGAATACCAAAGGTGTCAGTACTATGAAGAAGAGgcttaagaaaaaggaagagcCTGTGCTTGCCTCTTATCCTTCTAAAGCTCATGAAGCTAATGGCATGAGACTTGAGGATCAATCGTTGCCAAGAACTGAAAAAACTAGTGGAGATGAAGAGCTCGTGGTCGAAAACAAATCTGAAGAGTTGTCAGACACATTGAAGGCTAACATGAACAATCAACTCCAGGCCACAGAAGATCCTGCTGTAGTAAAGGGGAGTGCAGAGATTGAAGAAAAGGAGAATGCATTAGCTTTGGAGTGTGAGGACAAAGAGAATGCTACTATTGCAGCGGCTGTCGATAGAGAAGATATCTCTGTAATAAAGGTGAGTGAACTGAATAAAGCAAAGCAATTTGAGACTGTGGAGATTGAAGACAAGGAAAATGCATTACCATTGGAGTGTGAGAACAAAGAAAATGCTACTAATGCGACGGATGTGGTTGATAGAGAAGGCGATGATAAGGAAAATTCTTCAGCCTTGGACAATAACAG AAAAGTTGATCAAGCTACCTATCCTTTGTTGAAAAAGAAAGTCTTTGGCAAGAAAGAAAATTGTAAAACCACTCAAAAG GTTATGACTGTAGCAGATAAATGTTTCAATGGCAAGACTGTTTCGGCTGGTACTCGTGTGAAGTATACAAAACCTAAGCTAACGAATCCAAAGCCTTTTCGACTTCGAACTGAT gaaagACAAATTCTCAAGGAAGCACACACGGAGAAGAAACCACAGTGTACTCTTGCCAAAGAAGAGACTGCAAGCATTATGGGGTTCCATAGTGAAAACTTGGGTCCAAAACATCAGCCTGTTCGA GTAGAGAAGAACACAACTTCCCGGCTAAAAGCTCCAAGAGGAACATCCACAACACTTGTCTctgaaaacatgattaatagcaAGAG GGTTGCATTAAGTAGGAAGAAGCAAGTGGCACCAAGGAAAGAAATTAAAACCGTGAAGGAAACCTCACAGGTGAATGGAGAATCTAAGGAAGTTGCAATCATCAACAAACCTGCTGTTTGTGCTATTGCTTCAGGGGAGAAAAGACATGCAACTGTCCCAAAGGGACCAAACTTCCACAGTATTCATATCCCTAAGAGCTGTACAAAGAGAGTGGCATCACAAGTGTAA
- the LOC104731876 gene encoding (S)-ureidoglycine aminohydrolase, whose product MRSLHLIVFIIISLVKASKSDDGFCSAPSIVESDEKTKPIYWKATNPTLSPSHLQDLPGFTRSVYKRDHALITPESHVYSPLPDWTNTLGAYLITPATGSHFVMYLAKMKEMSSSSLPPQDIERLVFVVEGAVTLTNTSSSSKQLTVDSYAYLPPNFYHSLECVESATLVVFERRYEHLGSHTTELIVGSTDKQPLLETPGEVFELRKLLPMSLAYDFNIHIMDFQPGEFLNVKEVHYNQHGLLLLEGQGIYRLGDNWYPVQAGDVIWMAPFVPQWYAALGKTRSRYLLYKDVNRNPL is encoded by the exons ATGCGATCACTACACTTAATCGTCTTCATCATTATCA gtcttgtTAAAGCTTCGAAAAGCGACGATGGGTTTTGTTCAGCGCCTTCGATCGTTGAATCGGATGAGAAGACGAAACCCATTTACTGGAAAGCAACAAATCCAACTCTCTCTCCTTCACACCTCCAAG ACTTGCCTGGTTTCACAAGAAGTGTATACAAACGAGATCATGCGTTAATAACACCGGAAAGTCATGTATACAGCCCTTTACCTGACTG GACAAACACATTAGGGGCATATTTGATCACACCGGCAACGGGTTCCCATTTTGTTATGTACTTGGCAAAAATGAAAG AAATGTCAAGTTCAAGTTTGCCTCCACAAGACATAGAGCG tcttgTATTCGTGGTTGAGGGTGCTGTGACACTCACTAACACATCCAGTTCTTCAAAACAATTGACG GTTGATTCATATGCATACCTACCTCCAAACTTTTATCATTCCTTGGAGTGTGTTGAGTCTGCAACACTTGTTGTCTTTGAGCGGAG GTATGAACATCTAGGAAGTCACACAACAGAGCTTATCGTTGGCTCCACAGATAAGCAACCACTACTCGAGACTCCTGGTGAG GTTTTTGAACTGCGGAAACTTCTTCCGATGTCCCTTGCTTATGACTTCAACATCCAT ATTATGGATTTTCAGCCTGGAGAGTTTCTCAATGTTAAG GAAGTTCATTATAACCAACACGGTTTGTTGCTTCTGGAAGGCCAAGGCATTTATCGTTTGGGAGATAACTG GTATCCAGTTCAGGCTGGTGATGTCATATGGATGGCACCTTTTGTCCCTCAATG GTATGCTGCACTTGGAAAGACGAGATCTCGATATCTGCTGTACAAAGACGTGAATCGGAATCCTTTGTGA
- the LOC104731880 gene encoding RNA polymerase II transcription factor B subunit 2, with product MPQVKIIAKNFMDMVASLPAIKLDKLYNNVFICEAILRSLPPLAKKYVLQMLYIDVPVPSTMMEEWVLADGASKHRVAIDRLIQLRIFSEIVDRKRGTSYSLNRTFQNNLQKHIISGGVLPREPMNSDNAIKLPSLQELEAYANKKWESFLLQLINSGHGEKLTGISESMMKIFQRGLLSQRDKDGPRLTESGFQFLLMDTNAQLWYIIREYISNAEERNVEPADLISFLLELSFHVTGEAYNSNTLTEVQRKTLKDLEDLGLVKLQQGMKDSWFIPTKLATNLSVSLADSSSRKEGFVVMETNFRMYAYSTSKLQCEILRLFARIEYQLPNLIACAITKESLYNAFDNGITSDQIITFLQQNSHPRCADRVPSIPENVTDQIRLWEGDLKRIEMTQAHFYDEFPSKDVFEAACDFAREWGGLLWEDSKRMRLVVKSEIHNQMREFLHTQSK from the exons ATGCCGCAAGTTAAGATCATCGCGAAGAATTTCATGGACATGGTGGCGTCTCTTCCCGCCATCAAGCTTGACAAACTCTACAACAATGTCTTCATCTGCGAAGCCATTCTcag GTCTTTGCCGCCTCTTGCCAAGAAGTATGTATTGCAGATGTTATACATTGATGTTCCTGTACCTTCTACTATGATGGAGGAGTGGGTGCTTGCTGATGGCGCATCTAAGCATAGAGTTGCTATTGATCGACTGATTCAATTACGCATCTTTTCAGAAATTGTAGATAG GAAAAGGGGAACCAGTTACAGCCTCAACCGTACATTTCAGAACAATCTTCAGAAACATATTATTTCCGG TGGAGTTTTACCTAGAGAGCCTATGAATTCCGACAATGCTATTAAGCTTCCAAGTCTACAAGAACTCGAGGCCTATGCCAATAAGAAATGGGAG AGTTTCTTGCTACAACTCATAAATTCGGGTCATGGTGAGAAGCTAACTGGCATCAGTGAATCTATGATGAAAATCTTCCAGCGAGGTTTATTGAGTCAGag AGATAAAGATGGCCCAAGATTAACTGAGAGTGGCTTTCAGTTTTTG CTGATGGATACAAATGCCCAGCTTTGGTACATTATTCGAGAATACATTTCGAATGCCGAG GAACGAAATGTAGAACCAGCAGACTTGATTTCGTTTTTGTTGGAGCTTAGTTTTCATGTTACTGGTGAG GCATATAACTCAAATACGTTGACAGAGGTTCAAAGAAAAACACTCAAGGACCTTGAAGACTTGGGATTAGTCAAGCTTCAACAG GGAATGAAAGACAGTTGGTTTATTCCTACTAAACTGGCTACAAATTTATCAGTCAGTCTGGCAGATTCATCATCGCGAAAAGAG GGATTTGTCGTGATGGAAACAAACTTCAGGATGTATGCGTACTCCACATCTAAGTTACAGTGTGAAATTTTACGTCTGTTCGCGAG GATAGAGTACCAACTTCCAAACCTTATTGCTTGTGCAATAACAAAGGAAAGTTTgtacaatgcatttgacaatGGCATCACATCAGACCAG ATTATAACTTTTCTCCAGCAAAATTCTCATCCACGATGTGCTGATCGAGTCCCATCTATTCCAGAAAATGTCACAGATCAG ATACGGCTTTGGGAGGGTGATCTGAAGAGAATCGAGATGACTCAGGCCCACTTCTACGATGAATTTCCTTCAAAA GATGTGTTTGAGGCAGCTTGTGACTTTGCTCGGGAATGGGGAGGCCTTCTCTGGGAAGACTCTAAGAGAATGCGACTTGTTGTGAAATCTGAAATTCACAACCAAATGCGTGAGTTTCTACATACCCAAAGCAAATAA
- the LOC104731877 gene encoding ATP-dependent Clp protease proteolytic subunit-related protein 4, chloroplastic yields the protein MEVAAATATSFTTLRARTSAIIPSSTRNLRSKARFSSSSSLRASLSNGFLSSYTGGSISSDFCGTKLRSESLNPLNLSSSKPKRGVVTMVIPFSKGSAHEQPPPDLASYLFKNRIVYLGMSLVPSVTELILAEFLYLQYEDEEKPIYLYINSTGTTKNGEKLGYDTEAFAIYDVMGYVKPPIFTLCVGNAWGEAALLLTAGAKGNRSALPSSTIMIKQPIARFQGQATDVEIARKEIKHIKTEMVKLYSKHIGKSPEQIEADMKRPKYFSPSEAVEYGIIDKVVYNERGSQDRGVVSDLKKAQLI from the exons ATGGAGGTAGCAGCAGCGACTGCGACGAGCTTCACAACGCTCCGAGCTCGTACGTCAGCGATAATCCCGTCTTCTACACGTAATCTGAGATCTAAAGCGAGATTTTCGTCATCCTCGTCTCTCAGAGCTTCTCTCTCTAATGGCTTTCTCTCGTCGTATACCGGAGGAAGCATCTCTAGTGACTTTTGCGGCACTAAGCTTCGTTCGGAATCGCTTAATCCGTTAAATTTGTCCAGCTCTAAACCTAAGCGCGGAGTTGTCACTATG GTTATACCTTTCTCAAAGGGAAGTGCACACGAACAACCTCCCCCTGATTTGGCATCATATTTGTTCAAAAACCGAATTGTATATTTGGGAATGTCTCTTGTACCTTCAGTTACTGAGTTGATACTCGCAGAGTTTCTTTACCTTCAGTATGAAGACGAGGAAAAGCCTATTTACCTTTACATAAACTCGACAGGGACAACCAAG AATGGTGAAAAGTTGGGCTATGATACTGAGGCTTTTGCAATCTATGATGTCATGGG GTATGTCAAACCACCAATCTTTACTCTTTGCGTCGGGAATGCTTGGGGTGAAGCTGCTTTACTTCTGACTGCTGGTGCAAAAGGAAATCGCTCTGCGTTGCCCTCATCAACTATTATGATAAAGCAG CCCATTGCTCGATTTCAAGGCCAAGCAACCGATGTTGAAATTGCAAGGAAAGAAATCAAGCACATAAAGACAGAAATG GTCAAGCTGTATTCAAAGCATATTGGTAAATCCCCGGAGCAGATTGAAGCTGATATGAAACGCCCTAAATATTTTAGTCCCAGTGAGGCTGTTGAATACGGGATCATTGATAAG GTGGTTTACAATGAAAGGGGCAGCCAAGACAGAGGAGTTGTGTCCGACCTTAAAAAGGCACAACTCATTTAA
- the LOC104731881 gene encoding uncharacterized protein LOC104731881, with protein MNKLLEYGRKAMFYVRVLSGYEERRIRTYRLQLEKRIQQAQQRKAEINRLPEQIVLSEVRRMVEEMQNLNKQIENTEAQIEDYFKPIDKQAGTIMEVQLEGEKKTMGTLMNATQQEAIRKIEEAERLARARGNANMSAEANTGEKIQDSESSANEKAQAK; from the exons ATGAACAAGCTGCTGGAATATGGGAGAAAAGCAATGTTCTATGTGAGAGTCCTCTCTGGGTATGAAGAACGGAGAATCCGGACTTACAGGTTGCAACTCGAAAAGCGTATCCAgcag GCCCAACAAAGGAAAGCAGAGATAAACAGACTCCCAGAGCAGATTGTATTATCTGAAGTCCGCCGTATGGTTGAGGAGATGCAGAATTTGAATAAGCAGATTGAGAATACG GAGGCTCAGATTGAAGACTACTTCAAACCGATAGACAAGCAAGCTGGTACCATAATGGAGGTTCAGCTcgaaggagagaagaaaacgATGGGGACATTGATGAACGCAACACAACAGGAAGCTATAAGAAAGATTGAAGAGGCTGAGAGACTCGCTCGGGCACGCGGAAATGCAAATATGAGTGCAGAGGCAAACACGGGAGAGAAGATCCAGGATTCAGAATCCTCAGCCAACGAAAAAGCCCAAGCAAAATAA
- the LOC104731879 gene encoding expansin-like B1: protein MKQSHALLLLVQVIVLLPLHCLSDDFVSSRATYYGSPDCKANPRGHCGYGEFGRDINNGDVSGVSWRLWNNGTGCGACYQVRCKIPPHCSEEGVYVVATDSGEGHGTDFILSPKAYGRMARPGTENQLYSFGVVDVEYQRIPCRYAGYNLVFKVHEKSYNPHYLAILVLYVGGVNDILAVEVWQEDCKEWIRMRRVFGAVHDLQNPPRGALTLRFLVYGSAGINWVQSPNAIPADWTAGATYDSNILLT, encoded by the exons ATGAAGCAATCTCACGCTTTGCTTCTACTCGTTCAAGTCATTGTTCTTTTGCCTCTCCATTGTCTATCCGACGATTTTGTTAGCTCTAGAGCTACTTATTATGGCAGCCCGGACTGCAAAGCAAATCCTC GAGGACATTGTGGATATGGAGAATTTGGAAGAGATATCAATAATGGTGACGTGAGTGGTGTTTCATGGCGACTATGGAACAATGGAACCGGCTGTGGTGCTTGTTACCAG GTGAGGTGCAAAATACCACCACACTGCAGTGAGGAAGGAGTATACGTAGTGGCTACGGACTCCGGAGAAGGACATGGTACGGACTTCATCTTAAGCCCTAAGGCGTACGGACGTATGGCGCGACCTGGCACAGAGAATCAGCTCTACTCCTTCGGTGTGGTGGACGTTGAGTACCAGAGGATCCCTTGCCGATACGCAGGATATAACCTGGTGTTTAAGGTCCATGAGAAAAGCTATAATCCTCATTATCTTGCCATCCTTGTTTTGTACGTTGGTGGTGTTAATGACATCCTCGCCGTTGAAGTCTGGCAG GAGGATTGCAAAGAGTGGATACGTATGAGAAGAGTGTTTGGTGCGGTTCACGATTTACAAAACCCACCAAGAGGTGCTCTCACATTAAGGTTCTTAGTCTACGGAAGCGCCGGTATCAATTGGGTCCAGTCGCCAAACGCTATTCCCGCCGATTGGACCGCCGGAGCCACCTACGACTCCAACATTCTACTTACTTAA
- the LOC109127956 gene encoding disease resistance protein RPP4-like has translation MLKLLGSLRRLDLSGSENLKEIPDLSHAPNLQYLVLTGCNGLVMLPSSIRNLHELMELNMSGCSRLELLPTDVNLESLEFLTLSECSRLRFFPKISTRIQYLDLSHTAIEEVPSWINDISELAVLTMSGCKRLETISPNILKLNSLHMVDFSDCEGLLPMLEKATFPRTELHTKCCESLQGTPHSSHNPVTCLEVQNCFDLDRDARRFILQLDNTYSLLPGGEVPIYFTHRASRSSLVFPLHKSSLSLKSFWDLRLASCSNPQLAVATILQTSRYAGTSEPQPIRFM, from the coding sequence ATGTTGAAGTTGCTTGGAAGTCTTAGGCGGTTGGATTTGTCAGGATCTGAAAACTTGAAAGAGATTCCAGATCTTTCGCACGCCCCCAATCTCCAGTATTTGGTTCTCACAGGCTGCAACGGTTTGGTTATGCTCCCATCTTCAATTCGGAATCTCCATGAACTGATGGAATTGAACATGAGTGGATGCTCAAGGCTCGAACTTCTTCCAACAGACGTCAACTTAGAATCACTCGAGTTCCTTACACTCAGTGAGTGTTCACGGTTGAGattttttcctaaaatctcAACAAGGATTCAGTATCTCGATCTAAGCCACACTGCCATTGAAGAAGTGCCTTCTTGGATTAATGATATCTCTGAGCTCGCTGTACTAACAATGAGTGGTTGCAAGAGGTTAGAAACCATCTCCCCAAACATTTTGAAACTGAACAGTCTTCACATGGTAGATTTTTCAGACTGCGAAGGATTGTTACCAATGCTTGAGAAGGCAACGTTTCCTCGTACTGAATTGCATACAAAGTGTTGTGAGTCTCTCCAGGGTACACCTCACTCCTCCCACAATCCAGTGACTTGTCTTGAAGTCCAGAACTGCTTCGATTTGGATAGAGATGCGAGGCGATTCATCTTACAACTAGACAACACATATTCTCTCTTACCAGGTGGAGAAGTACCTATATATTTCACACATCGAGCTTCCAGAAGTTCCCTAGTTTTCCCTTTACacaagagctctctctctctgaagaGTTTCTGGGATTTAAGGCTTGCATCTTGCTCGAATCCTCAACTAGCTGTTGCCACTATACTCCAGACATCGAGGTACGCTGGTACTTCAGAGCCACAACCGATACGTTTTATGTAG